Proteins co-encoded in one Halorussus vallis genomic window:
- a CDS encoding 30S ribosomal protein S4e translates to MSNHQKRLSVPKSWPVERKTETFTVKADAGPHGEEGVPLLIVLRDVLGYVASRKEARYALEQGNVLVNGDENAAEDRPIGMFDILAFVERDEYYRVFPDEGGRLALTPIDADAADSKLAKIENKTQVAGGQTQLNLHDGQNLLVEDANEYAAGDSIVVDNDDSEVVAHFPYEEGSLVTAVRGQHAGEVGELAEIQVTPGSGSNSVVVETDDGTFETVEEYVVVIDENFTGGDDE, encoded by the coding sequence ATGAGCAACCACCAGAAACGACTCTCCGTTCCGAAGTCCTGGCCGGTCGAGCGAAAGACCGAAACCTTCACCGTGAAGGCCGACGCCGGCCCGCACGGCGAAGAGGGCGTCCCGCTGCTCATCGTGCTGCGGGACGTGCTCGGCTACGTCGCGTCGCGCAAGGAAGCGCGCTACGCCCTCGAACAGGGCAACGTCCTGGTCAACGGCGACGAGAACGCCGCCGAGGACCGACCCATCGGGATGTTCGACATCCTGGCGTTCGTCGAGCGCGACGAGTACTACCGCGTCTTCCCCGACGAGGGCGGTCGGCTCGCGCTGACGCCCATCGACGCCGACGCCGCCGACAGCAAGTTGGCGAAGATCGAGAACAAGACGCAGGTCGCGGGCGGCCAGACGCAACTCAACCTCCACGACGGGCAGAACCTGCTCGTCGAGGACGCGAACGAGTACGCCGCGGGCGACTCCATCGTCGTCGACAACGACGACAGCGAAGTCGTCGCCCACTTCCCCTACGAAGAGGGGAGCCTCGTGACCGCGGTTCGCGGCCAGCACGCCGGCGAAGTCGGCGAGCTCGCCGAGATCCAGGTGACGCCCGGCAGCGGTTCGAACAGCGTCGTCGTCGAAACCGACGACGGCACCTTCGAGACGGTCGAGGAGTACGTCGTCGTCATCGACGAGAACTTCACCGGAGGTGACGACGAATGA
- the rplX gene encoding 50S ribosomal protein L24 yields MTKQPRKQRNKTQNASLHERHKQVKATLSDDLREEYGTRSVRVNAGDTVEVLRGDFAGEEGEVTDVDLRDAAIEVEGVTVEKADGEEVQRSLDASNLRVTDLDLEDDRREARLRGDEE; encoded by the coding sequence ATGACCAAACAACCACGCAAACAGCGAAACAAGACCCAGAACGCTTCGCTGCACGAGCGTCACAAGCAGGTCAAGGCGACGCTGTCCGACGACCTCCGCGAGGAGTACGGCACCCGGAGCGTCCGCGTCAACGCGGGCGACACCGTTGAGGTGCTCCGCGGCGACTTCGCCGGCGAAGAGGGCGAAGTGACGGACGTCGACCTGCGCGACGCCGCCATCGAAGTCGAGGGCGTGACCGTCGAGAAGGCCGACGGCGAGGAAGTCCAGCGGTCGCTCGACGCGAGCAACCTCCGCGTGACGGACCTCGACCTCGAAGACGACCGACGCGAAGCGCGTCTGCGAGGTGACGAAGAATGA
- a CDS encoding 50S ribosomal protein L14 has protein sequence MEALKADVTQGLEKGSLLNCADNTGAREIKVISVSGYSGTKSRHPKAGIGDKVTISVTKGTPEMRRQVLEAVIVRQRKPIRRPDGTRVKFEDNAAVIIDDVEEPRGTEIKGPIAREVAERFGSIASTATMIV, from the coding sequence ATGGAAGCGCTGAAGGCTGACGTGACTCAGGGCCTCGAGAAGGGCTCGCTCCTCAACTGCGCCGACAACACGGGCGCACGCGAGATCAAGGTCATCAGCGTCTCCGGCTACTCGGGCACCAAGAGCCGACACCCCAAAGCGGGTATCGGCGACAAGGTGACCATCTCGGTCACCAAGGGTACCCCCGAGATGCGCCGGCAGGTGCTGGAGGCCGTCATCGTCCGCCAGCGCAAGCCCATCCGGCGTCCCGACGGGACCCGGGTGAAGTTCGAGGACAACGCCGCCGTCATCATCGACGACGTCGAGGAACCTCGCGGGACCGAGATCAAGGGTCCCATCGCGCGAGAAGTCGCCGAGCGGTTCGGAAGCATTGCGAGCACGGCTACGATGATAGTATGA
- a CDS encoding 30S ribosomal protein S17: protein MAIGLNVDEPEETCSDENCPFHGTLSVRGQTLEGEVASTDMDKTVIVEREYDVPVPKYDRYMKRRSRVPAHAPECLGLEVGDTVRIAETRPLSKTKSHVVVETLDTTEDFGAGGTRHSESAEEETTGDTDGGDD from the coding sequence ATGGCGATAGGACTGAACGTAGACGAACCGGAGGAGACCTGCTCCGACGAGAACTGTCCGTTCCACGGAACGCTCTCCGTGCGAGGACAGACGCTCGAAGGCGAGGTCGCCTCCACAGATATGGACAAGACCGTGATCGTCGAACGCGAGTACGACGTTCCGGTGCCGAAGTACGACCGATACATGAAACGTCGGTCCCGCGTTCCGGCGCACGCGCCGGAATGCCTCGGCCTGGAAGTCGGCGACACGGTTCGTATAGCAGAGACCCGACCGCTCTCGAAGACCAAGAGCCACGTCGTCGTCGAGACGCTCGACACGACGGAGGACTTCGGGGCGGGCGGCACCAGACACTCCGAATCCGCCGAGGAGGAGACGACCGGCGACACCGACGGAGGTGACGACTGA
- a CDS encoding ribonuclease P protein component 1 — MPLTPENLTRHELIGLPVRVVDAANPSLVGIEGRVVAETQGTLSVESGSRVRQVQKQGSTFEFAITDEPADRGNRSGTASELGSETAGVRAGQSGSCEGAAYVTVDGSRLLSRPALRTEKSGESQWR, encoded by the coding sequence ATGCCACTGACACCCGAGAACCTGACTCGACACGAGCTCATCGGCCTCCCCGTCCGCGTCGTCGACGCGGCCAACCCGTCCCTCGTGGGAATCGAGGGTCGGGTGGTCGCCGAGACGCAGGGGACCCTGAGCGTCGAGTCCGGCTCTCGGGTGCGGCAGGTGCAAAAGCAGGGCTCGACGTTCGAGTTCGCGATCACAGATGAACCCGCCGACCGGGGTAACCGGTCGGGGACCGCGTCCGAACTTGGGTCGGAAACTGCCGGCGTCCGCGCCGGTCAGTCTGGCTCTTGCGAGGGCGCGGCCTACGTTACGGTGGATGGATCGCGGCTGCTCTCACGACCCGCACTGCGCACCGAGAAGTCAGGTGAATCACAATGGCGATAG
- the rpmC gene encoding 50S ribosomal protein L29, whose amino-acid sequence MAILHVEEIRDMTPAERESELDELETELLNAKAVKAAGGAPEDPGRFQELRRTIARIKTVQREEGDLEDETEA is encoded by the coding sequence ATGGCCATCCTGCACGTCGAGGAGATCCGCGACATGACGCCGGCCGAGCGCGAGTCCGAACTCGACGAACTCGAGACCGAACTCCTCAACGCGAAGGCCGTGAAGGCCGCGGGCGGCGCGCCCGAGGACCCCGGCCGGTTCCAGGAACTCCGCCGGACCATCGCGCGCATCAAGACGGTGCAGCGCGAGGAAGGCGACCTCGAAGACGAAACCGAAGCGTAA